In Levilactobacillus brevis, the genomic window ACGACAATCTACGGCGGACCGAAAAGATTCTGGAGGATTATGAGGGTAAGCTTCATCTCTATCAGGAATTTACGGCGCGCAACCAACAGGCTGATGAAATTCAGTCGTACGTGGCGGATCACTATCCCCACGATGCGACGCTCAACCGGTTAGTCGCGGGACTTGAAAATCTAGAAGAACAATGAAAGTTAGGTGGCAAGACGAATGGCGTTTGAAGGATTAACAGAACGGCTACAAAACGCAATGCGTAAACTCAGAGGAAAGGGGAAAGTTTCCGAGAGTGATTTGCGCGAGACGATGCGTGAGATTCGCTTGGCGTTACTGGAAGCCGACGTTAACTTCACGGTTGTTAAGGACTTTGTCAAACAGGTCCGTGACCGGGCAATGGGTGCCGATGTGCTGGAAGGGTTAAATCCCGCGCAACAAATCGTGAAGATCGTTGACGAAGAATTGACGAAAACAATGGGGGAAGAAGCCGTTCCCCTGAACAAGTCTGAGAAGATTCCGACAATCATTATGATGGTCGGACTTCAAGGGGCCGGGAAGACCACGACTGCCGGTAAGTTAGCTCGGAAGTTGAAGGAAGACGAAAATGCGCGGCCACTGATGATTGCCGGCGATATCTACCGGCCAGCCGCCATCGAGCAGTTGGTACAGGTCGCTCAGGGAATTGACGTGCCGGTCTTCCAATTGGGCACCGACGTGGATCCGGTCGAAATTGTTCGTCAAGGGTTGGCGCAGGCCGCCGAGAACCACAACGACTACGTCATCATTGATACGGCCGGTCGTTTACAGATCGATGAACAGTTGATGGACGAATTGGCCAAGATTAAGGCCCTGGCGCAGCCGGATGAAATCCTCCTGACGGTCGATGCCATGACTGGGCAAAACGCCGTGGCCACCGCCGAAGGTTTCAACGACAAGCTCGACGTCACTGGGGTTGTCCTGACCAAGTTGGACGGCGATACCCGTGGTGGGGCCGCACTGTCGATTCGAGCCGTCACCGGTAAGCCAATCAAGTTTATTGGCCAAGGTGAAAAGATGACCGACCTGGACGTCTTCCATCCCGACCGGATGGCGTCCCGGATTCTGGGGATGGGGGACATGTTATCCCTGATTGAAAAGACCCAGAAGGAATACGACGAGAAGCAAGCTCAAGAATTAACGGAAAAGATTCAGGAAAATTCGTTTGACTTTAACGACTTCCTGGACCAAATTGCCCAGATTCAAAAGATGGGCCCCATGGATGAAATCATGAAGATGATTCCGGGAATGGCCAATAATCCGGCCATGAAGAATGCCCAGATGGACCCCAAGGATATGGAACACCTGAAGGCCGTGGTCTACTCGATGACGCCGCAGGAACGGACCAATCCCGACCTGTTGAATCCATCGCGGCGGCGACGGATTGCCGCTGGTTCCGGTCGGCCCATTCACGAGGTGAACCGCATGATTAAGCAGTTCAACCAGATGAAGAAAATGATGAACCAAGTGTCGAAGGGCAACATGTCCGGCATGGAACAGCTGATGGGCAACACGGGCATGGGCGGTGGCGCCGGCATGGGCCGCATGCAGAAGATGGCCATGAACCGGATGTCTCGTCAGATGAAGAAAAACAAGCGTAAACGCCTCAAGAGTAAGAAGAAGCGGCGTAAGTAGGTCGTTTCGAGACTGGTGCTGGTACAGCCTGGTCATGAAACGCGTGATGTAAAAAGGTAGACGCCGGGCGATTAATCCGGTATACTACCCCTAAAGCAATTCATAAGGGAGTAACTAGCAGGAATCTCTGCGGCAATATCGTCAGCAAGAAGCCAATCCGGTATTGTCTTAAATAGTGAGACTTATGTGTGTTCACAATTTTTTGTGTGCATGCGTAGGCCTCATTTTTTTAACCAGTCATCATGGGCATTAACCATGGGGACGCGTTAACTAAAATGAGGTCACGCACACCATAGGAGGAAATGGAAAATGGCCAAGATCCCAATTTACCAACAACCTGTATCCACTATTTACCAGGCCCTACAGACGGATGATCACGGGCTGAGTGCCGCTACCGTGCAAGAACGATTGGCCCGAGACGGCAAGAACGCGTTGAATCAGCAGAAGACCACGTCACTGCTCCAGAAGTTCATCGCGCAATTCAAAGATTTCATGATTATTGTCCTGCTGGTGGCGGCTCTGATCGCCGGCCTGACCGGGGAAGTTGTCGACGCCATCATCATCCTGATTGTGGTCGTCTTAAACGCCATCTTCGGGGTCTTCCAGGAGGCTAAGGCCGAGGAAGCCATCAACGCGCTAAAGGAAATGTCGGCACCCAACGCCACGGTTCGGCGGGACAACGTGGTCACGACCGTCAAGAGTGACGAGCTGGTGGTTGGTGATATCGTGTTGCTGGAAGCCGGGGACATTATCCCCGCCGATCTGCGGTTGACCGAGGTTGGTTCGCTTAAAGTCGAGGAGTCGGCGTTAACCGGGGAGTCCGTCCCGGTTGAGAAGCGTGATGACCGCCTGACGGCTAGCGACCTGGCCATCGGAGATCGGTCGAACATGGCGTTCATGAATAGCAACGTCACCTATGGCCGGGCCACCGGAGTCGTCGTTGCCACGGGTATGCAGACCGAGGTGGGCCGCATCGCCGGGATGATCGAAGACGCCGACGAGACGACCACGCCGTTGCAGGCTAACCTGACGCAACTCGGGAAGTCGTTGACCATTCTCATTCTGATCATTGCCGCCATCGTGTTTGTCATGGGGATGTGGCGTCAGGCCGAAAGCCTGATTGACATGCTGCTGACGGCGATTTCCCTGGCCGTGGCCGCCATCCCCGAGGGCTTGCCCGCCATCGTGACCATTACGCTGGCGTTGGGGACCCAACGGATGGCCAAGCGCCACGCCATCGTCCGGAAGTTGCCGGCGGTGGAAACGCTTGGGAGCACCGATATCATTGCGTCCGACAAGACCGGGACGTTGACCCAAAACAAGATGACGGTAGAGAAGGTTTACCAAGACTTACGGTTGACCGATGCGCACACGGTGGACTTTGCGCGAGATAACCGGTTGGCGCAGACTATGATTTTGAGTAACGACACCAAGATGACCGACGAGGGTTTGGCGGGGGACCCAACGGAAACGGCGTTGGTCCAATACCAACTGGACCGGCACTACCCGGTCGAGGACGTCCTGGGGACATTGCCACGGGTGGCCGAGATTCCCTTTGATTCCGAACGGAAATTAATGTCCACGATTCATCCGCTAGCCGCCGATCACTTTCTGGTTGCGGTCAAGGGGGCGCCGGATGAACTGCTGAAACGGGTCACACACTTAGCGCGGGATGGCCAAGTGGTCCCCCTGACCGATACTGATCGACAGACCATCTTGACTACGAACCATGAAATGGCGACCCAAGCACTCCGGGTGCTGGCCTTTGCCTATCGGATTGTCGACGCGGTGCCGAACGATCTGACCAGCGAACGGGTGGAAAATGAGCTGGTCTTCGCCGGCATGGTGGGGATGATTGACCCCGAACGGCCAGAGGTTGAGCAGGCCGTAGCCGATGCCAAGGCGGCCGGCATTCGACCGCTAATGATTACCGGGGACCATAAGGATACGGCCGCCGCCATTGCGACGCGGCTAGGCATCATGGAAAAAGACGATACCGCCGCGGTCGTGACCGGGGCCGAACTCGACGAGATGGACGACGCCACTTTTGCCAAACGAGTGAAGGATTTTGCCGTCTACGCGCGAGTGGCGCCGGAACACAAGGTCCGTATCGTCAACGCTTGGCAACAGCACGGTAAGGTCGTTGCCATGACTGGTGACGGGGTCAACGATGCGCCCGCATTGAAGGCCGCCGACATCGGGATTGGGATGGGCATCACCGGGACCGAGGTTTCCAAGGGGGCCAGTGATATGGTGCTGGCTGACGATAACTTCTCCACGATTGTGGTTGCGGTCGAAGAGGGACGGAAGGTCTTTGCGAACATTCAAAAGGCCATCCAGTACCTATTGTCCGCCAACCTGGGGGAAGTTTTGACGCTCTTCATGATGACCATCCTGGGCTGGCAGATCTTGGCACCGGTGCACATCTTGTGGATTAACCTAGTGACCGATACGCTGCCGGCGATTGCCTTGGGGATTGAACCGATGGAGCGCAACATTATGAAGCAGCCGCCACGGGGGCGTAAATCGAACTTCTTCTCGGGCGGGGTTTTCGGAGGAATTCTCTACCAGGGTCTGCTCGAAGGGGGCATCACGCTGTTCGTCTACTGGATGGCCATCACGTACCCCGTTCACCAGGCGGCCAACCTGGCCCACGCCGACGCCTTGACCATGGCCTTCGCCACGTTGGGACTGATTCAACTCTTCCATGCGTTTAACTCTAAGTCGATTCACGGGTCGATCTTTACGGTCGGTCTGTTCCGGAATAAGTTCTTCAACTGGGCGATCGTGATTGCCTTTGCCCTGTTGGCCATGACTATTCTGGTACCGGGCTTAAACAGCATGTTCCACGTGGCCGCCCTGAGCCTGTTCCAGTGGAGTATTGTCCTTGGCGCCTCATTGATGATGATTGTGATTGTAGAAATCGTTAAGTTCTTCCAGCGACGCGTGGTAAAATAAGCGTAATAGCTGGTTGACTGACCGAATTTAAAAATGGGGGTCGTTTACCTGAGCGACCGCCGTTTTTATTTATCAGACGATCATAGATTGGAGTGAAGGTCGTGGCATTGACGTATCAAGCCTGTTTACAGGCAACGAATGTAATTCTAGCGAGTGGTAGCGTACCGACCATCGTGGGGGAAGCCGGAATTGGGAAGTCGGCGCTGGTCGCCGATCTGGCGCGTCAACGCGGAGCAAAGCTGTTCACCACGGTGGTTAGTTTAGTAGAAAAGGGGGATCTGGTGATTCCCGTGCCACCACTGACTAGCGACTCCTTCGTCCAGACGGCCAAATACGGGTCATTGGCCGATGTACAGTTCGGCTACTCCCACACGTTGGTTGCGATGATTCGCTACGCCGAGGCCCATCCGAACCAGGAAATTATCTGGTTTCTGGATGAATTCAACCGCGGAACACAGGCGGTGCAGAGCGAACTGATGAATCTGGTCTTACAGCGGCAAATTAACACGTTGACGTTGCCAGAGCAGGTGCATTTAGTTCTGGCGGAAAATCCGGACGCTACCATGACCGGCTTCGAGCAGAGCCACTACGGCGTGACACCGGGAGATGCCGCGATTGCCGACCGGACAACTCGGCTGGTGCTGACGGCGGATGCGGATACGTGGCTGCAGTGGGCGACACAGTCGGTGGATGGCACGCCGCGGATTACGCCGCTGGTCACGGACTATTTGGCGGAGAATCCCGCTGATTTACACGTGGTTGCGACGAATACCGCCACGGCGGACGATGACTTGCAACCCACCCCGCGGGCCTGGGTGCGCGTCTCGCAGGCACTGCGGGAATTAGACCGGCAACAGCTCTTCGGTCAAACGGCGGTCATGACGGCAATTATGCAGGGAAATTTGGGTATGACGGTCGGGACGGCGTTTGCCGGGTACGTCCAGGAACAGCGTCCGGGGCTAACCGTTGAACAGGCCTATCAAGAGGCCACGGCTCCGGCGACTTTTAAGACCCTTGCGCCGGCCCAGCAACAGCAGATTTTACGCTTGTGTCTAGACGCTCAGGCAAACTGGCCGTTGACCACGGGAAGCTACGCGCAGCGGTTCAGTGAGCTGTTGGCGGGATGTCCCGCCGATGGTCAGTTTGCGATCGCCCAGGCGATGGCCGATACGCCCCAGTTGTTTGAACAACTCGCGGCGGTGACGGCTACGGCGCCGGGGGTGGCTCAACTGTACCAGCAACTCACGGCCATTGGCCAGCGTGGAAGTCAGATCGAGGTGTAGGGGATGACGAGTTTAACGCAGGATCTAAAACGCATTGCCACGGCAGCCCCGGCACAACAGGCGGTGACAACCCAGCGGGCCTACCAAAATGCCGTGATGTATCTTTTACAGACCGATCCCTTCTACGGCCGGGTGCTTAGCCAACTGGCCGTAGAAATCGGCACGGACCGCTCGCCGTTGAGCTTGCGGCCCACGGCAACGGACTGGCGACTCCGGTTGACGCCGCAAGCCATTAGTCAACAACAGTGGACGGGGGCTCAGTGGCTAGCCATGTTGCGGCATACGGTCTTACATCTGTTGTGGCAGCACCCGCAGCGCTACGCCACAGCACTCAAGACGCCGGCTCAGGCCGGACTGGTACGCTGGGCGACCGATGCGGCCGTCAACGACTATCTGACGGATCTTCCGGCTACGGCGATTACCAGTCAAAAGCTCCAGCAGTTAATCGGACAGCCGGTTTTACGCCAACAGGATTCGGCCGTGTATTTCCGCCAATTACGCGCGTGGCAAGCCCGCCACAAGCAGGCGGCTAAGGATCTTCCGGTTGGTGGCCCGGCCAATCCGGGGGCTGCGGTGGCCCGGCGCCGGGGGGACTCGGGTACTGAGCCCAGTGCCCTAGACGGCCATACGGCGTGGCAGCAGGCCGATGCGACCGCGGCGGCTAATCGAGAGCGGTGGCGCAAGCAGCTCTTCCAGCGAACGGCCGATTCCCTGACGGCTAAGCAACGCGGGACCTTACCGGGGACCATGCAGGCCGCACTGACGCCGACGATTGCGGAACACCCCTTGGATTGGCGTCAGTTGCTCAAGCGCGGTCTGGGCCAGGTACCAGCGGGGCGACAGCCGGCATTTGGTCGTTTTAATCGACGTCAACCCGCGCGCATGGAATTGCCGGGACAGATTGTGCAGACCTGGCAAGAAATTTCTGTGTTCGTGGACGAGTCGGGTTCGATGGGCAACCGGGAGATTAGCTACCTCCTCGGGCAATTGGCCACGTTATTGGTCGTTTATCCCGCGCAGGTGACTGTTTATCCGTTTGATACGGTCGTGGACCCTAAACGGCGCTTTAGTCTCCAGCGGCGGCCCCAGCACCTGATACGCACGGGTGGTGGAGGTACCCGGTTTCAAGCCGTCTTCGATGCGCTCCCACGGTTGTTACGGGGGGCCACCGGACAGCTGGTGCTCATCTTGACGGACGGTTACGGCGAACAACGGGTCCAACCGACGTTACCGGTCCCCGTGATCTGGCTACTGACCAGTCCAGAGACGGCCTTTTCGGTGAAACACGCACCGGGAACGGTCGTGAGCCTAGCGACCGATCCGCAATGGCGGGCGATAAGGAGGCAAGAGTCATGACACAACAATTAACGGCCGAC contains:
- a CDS encoding putative DNA-binding protein; its protein translation is MEIEKNYRINSLFAFYQPLLTAKQNNYMQLYYGDDYSLGEIAEEFNVSRQAVYDNLRRTEKILEDYEGKLHLYQEFTARNQQADEIQSYVADHYPHDATLNRLVAGLENLEEQ
- the ffh gene encoding signal recognition particle protein, which codes for MAFEGLTERLQNAMRKLRGKGKVSESDLRETMREIRLALLEADVNFTVVKDFVKQVRDRAMGADVLEGLNPAQQIVKIVDEELTKTMGEEAVPLNKSEKIPTIIMMVGLQGAGKTTTAGKLARKLKEDENARPLMIAGDIYRPAAIEQLVQVAQGIDVPVFQLGTDVDPVEIVRQGLAQAAENHNDYVIIDTAGRLQIDEQLMDELAKIKALAQPDEILLTVDAMTGQNAVATAEGFNDKLDVTGVVLTKLDGDTRGGAALSIRAVTGKPIKFIGQGEKMTDLDVFHPDRMASRILGMGDMLSLIEKTQKEYDEKQAQELTEKIQENSFDFNDFLDQIAQIQKMGPMDEIMKMIPGMANNPAMKNAQMDPKDMEHLKAVVYSMTPQERTNPDLLNPSRRRRIAAGSGRPIHEVNRMIKQFNQMKKMMNQVSKGNMSGMEQLMGNTGMGGGAGMGRMQKMAMNRMSRQMKKNKRKRLKSKKKRRK
- a CDS encoding cation-translocating P-type ATPase — translated: MAKIPIYQQPVSTIYQALQTDDHGLSAATVQERLARDGKNALNQQKTTSLLQKFIAQFKDFMIIVLLVAALIAGLTGEVVDAIIILIVVVLNAIFGVFQEAKAEEAINALKEMSAPNATVRRDNVVTTVKSDELVVGDIVLLEAGDIIPADLRLTEVGSLKVEESALTGESVPVEKRDDRLTASDLAIGDRSNMAFMNSNVTYGRATGVVVATGMQTEVGRIAGMIEDADETTTPLQANLTQLGKSLTILILIIAAIVFVMGMWRQAESLIDMLLTAISLAVAAIPEGLPAIVTITLALGTQRMAKRHAIVRKLPAVETLGSTDIIASDKTGTLTQNKMTVEKVYQDLRLTDAHTVDFARDNRLAQTMILSNDTKMTDEGLAGDPTETALVQYQLDRHYPVEDVLGTLPRVAEIPFDSERKLMSTIHPLAADHFLVAVKGAPDELLKRVTHLARDGQVVPLTDTDRQTILTTNHEMATQALRVLAFAYRIVDAVPNDLTSERVENELVFAGMVGMIDPERPEVEQAVADAKAAGIRPLMITGDHKDTAAAIATRLGIMEKDDTAAVVTGAELDEMDDATFAKRVKDFAVYARVAPEHKVRIVNAWQQHGKVVAMTGDGVNDAPALKAADIGIGMGITGTEVSKGASDMVLADDNFSTIVVAVEEGRKVFANIQKAIQYLLSANLGEVLTLFMMTILGWQILAPVHILWINLVTDTLPAIALGIEPMERNIMKQPPRGRKSNFFSGGVFGGILYQGLLEGGITLFVYWMAITYPVHQAANLAHADALTMAFATLGLIQLFHAFNSKSIHGSIFTVGLFRNKFFNWAIVIAFALLAMTILVPGLNSMFHVAALSLFQWSIVLGASLMMIVIVEIVKFFQRRVVK
- a CDS encoding ATP-binding protein, which encodes MALTYQACLQATNVILASGSVPTIVGEAGIGKSALVADLARQRGAKLFTTVVSLVEKGDLVIPVPPLTSDSFVQTAKYGSLADVQFGYSHTLVAMIRYAEAHPNQEIIWFLDEFNRGTQAVQSELMNLVLQRQINTLTLPEQVHLVLAENPDATMTGFEQSHYGVTPGDAAIADRTTRLVLTADADTWLQWATQSVDGTPRITPLVTDYLAENPADLHVVATNTATADDDLQPTPRAWVRVSQALRELDRQQLFGQTAVMTAIMQGNLGMTVGTAFAGYVQEQRPGLTVEQAYQEATAPATFKTLAPAQQQQILRLCLDAQANWPLTTGSYAQRFSELLAGCPADGQFAIAQAMADTPQLFEQLAAVTATAPGVAQLYQQLTAIGQRGSQIEV